The Miscanthus floridulus cultivar M001 chromosome 17, ASM1932011v1, whole genome shotgun sequence genome has a window encoding:
- the LOC136515467 gene encoding uncharacterized protein, producing MDCVIKSWILNTISDDLAETISAQNATARTTWCVVDSQFFSNRETRALYLDAKFWNFVQGDMSITDYCREFKHMADMLGDLGEVVTDRTLVLNVIRGLNNRFKTIGMHL from the coding sequence ATGGATTGCGTTATCAAGTCATGGATCCTCAACACCATCTCCGACGACCTTGCCGAGACGATCTCGGCCCAGAACGCCACTGCCCGCACCACCTGGTGTGTTGTTGATTCCCAGTTCTTCAGCAACCGCGAGACACGAGCCCTCTACCTCGACGCCAAGTTTTGGAACTTCGTTCAAGGTGATATGTCCATCACAGATTATTGCAGGGAGTTCAAGCACATGGCAGACATGCTTGGTGACTTGGGTGAGGTCGTCACCGACCGCACTCTGGTGCTTAACGTCATCCGTGGCCTGAATAATCGGTTCAAGACCATCGGCATGCATCTCTAG